A genomic stretch from Numida meleagris isolate 19003 breed g44 Domestic line chromosome 2, NumMel1.0, whole genome shotgun sequence includes:
- the CRH gene encoding corticoliberin, which yields MKLQPLVCAGILLLALLPCHECRALSKSPGAARGALQQPDFFPQQQQQQQQQQTLPVLLRMGEEYFLRLGHLAKRPAGPFSASSGGHLQPEASAELLRAAAAQLQRSGSPAGGEGAGEAVEREKRSEEPPISLDLTFHLLREVLEMARAEQLAQQAHSNRKLMEIIGK from the coding sequence ATGAAGCTCCAGCCGCTGGTGTGCGCGGGGATCCTGCTGCTcgccctgctgccctgccacGAGTGCCGAGCGCTCAGCAAGAGCCCGGGAGCCGCCCGcggggctctgcagcagcccgATTTCttcccgcagcagcagcagcagcagcagcagcagcaaactctGCCCGTCCTGCTCCGCATGGGAGAGGAGTACTTCCTGCGCCTGGGTCACCTCGCCAAGCGTCCCGCCGGCCCTTTCTCCGCTTCCTCCGGCGGCCACCTCCAGCCCGAAGCCTCCGCAGAGTTGTTGCGGGCGGCCGCGGCGCAGCTGCAGCGGTCGGGGAGCCCCGCGGGGGGCGAAGGAGCGGGGGAGGCGGTGGAGAGGGAGAAGCGCTCCGAGGAGCCGCCCATCTCCCTGGACCTGACTTTCCACCTGCTGCGGGAGGTGCTGGAGATGGCCCGCGCCGAGCAGCTGGCGCAGCAAGCCCACAGCAACAGGAAACTGATGGAA